In Podarcis muralis chromosome 7, rPodMur119.hap1.1, whole genome shotgun sequence, the genomic stretch gGAATGCACAGAGAGCCGCCTCCTTTGATGAGCAGCTGCACTTgtcagaaggagaggaggagggactgTCAGGAAACACGGaaaatgagagggagggagatccaaAGGCTGCTATAGTAGAGAGAAAGGAGCAGCCTCCGGCGCTTAGGTTTTCACgcaaggagaggaggaaaagggggggggtttcAGGAAGCTTCTCTGCTGGAGGGGGAACAGGAGTGAGCCACTTCCCGCAACTgatagcgattgaggcagacatgcttTCAAGAGCTCCGTACCGTACATAGTTTTTGACTTAATAAATCTCGTAAAGACAGGCTGGAATCCCGGGCTGTTATCTTGGCATGCACCCCCATATCATCCTGACACATATCCCACAGGTTCTTCCTTAACTACAATTCTTCCTTAACTACTCACAATGAAAGTGTCAGCAAAGGTATGTTGGCAAACATATCACAAGTGGAAGAACAAAGACAGGAAAGGGTGGAGGACATGGCATGGAAATAAAGACTTTAGAGTTGGACTAGGCACCAGAAGGGAGACTGGTGACCAGAAAGGGGGAAGATGAGAAGGACTCAACCCTGGTACCTCAGGGAAGTGGGGTAGGGGAGGAAGAGGGCAGAGAGCCAGGGACCAGATATTTATGGACCTGTGAGATCAATTCCAAGAAAATGCAGAGAAGAGAAATTCTACCCATGGAAACAGAGATCATGGAGCTTGAAAAGAAAGATTCTGGAGGAGGAAGGTCCAACCCTTCATGAGTTCAAGTTTTCTCCAACTTTGCATTTGGGGCAGCCAAGGTGGGTGACAATCAAGACACCTGTCCTCCTCTTTCACAAGGGAATGGCGCACATTTCATAAAAACGTGGAACGGTGGCAAAGCCAACCAGCATGGGAGAGAGGTCGATCTTTTCAGGAGGGATGGGAGATTTGAAGTGGAAGTTCTGTAGGATGCTGGTGAAGAAGAGGAAAAGTTCCATTCTGGCCAGCTGCTCTCCAAAGCAATAGCGCTTCcctaggaaggaggaggaaagaaaagacaGGTTGTTATAGCCTGCTTCGAAGTTTTCTGGCCAAGACTCCTCTAACCCACACAGCCATGGATACAATACACCATTACAACTGAGATCTACAGGTAAAGGGCAGTAAGAAATAATaattgtagccttattggagttcactgattgggtctgcgttgctccgggacaggagaaaggaagtcaaatgacaccgaggttggttcaaagaaagagtttattctgctctctggatagcagaaggcacttgcttgGTCAGTCCATAGCAAGTCCAAAAAAATGAGAAGTTTcatacagtatatatatcctccaggcaccctctccctccttccccaggaatccaaccacgtcagcctatgtacgcaggttgacatcacatatgttcctgctctggtattcTTAATCATAAAAGggaattccttcctgtacttctgaccataaaaggatcttcctcttatcttggaggaagaggtcatCATCTCCGATAACACGCTCTGGCGTTGTTCCCAGACTTAGATCTGTGAGTcttttgtggtcagcacataagataagACACGGACGTGTCTTCTCTGTTCTACTGGTGCAGTCAGGGTCATCCCTGCCATCACAAattgataaaggagagggctctgagcacagccgggtttttgtttaaacattgactcagagctcaagttaatggattttagctaaggaaaaatagggattttggtgcagtttcaaactgcctgcacagtcaattttgggtttgggaaacccattccttcataaTAACAATTTTGGTGTGCATGgttcaaaaatgtatttttctgtAGAAGAGAAAAGAGATACTGTTTGGAGAGACAGGGTACACATCAGCAACACCAGCAACACTTTCTGGCTAATTCTTCTCACTTCAGTTGGTCGACTATATTGGGCTACTATTTGCTGTAAATTGCCAAGGGGCTACTGAGGACTCACCAGTAGAGAATGGCATAAAAGCCTCATTCTTCTTGAACTGCCCATTCTCATCCAGGAAATGTTGGGGGTCAAACACGTCGGGTCTTGCAAAATGTTTGGGGTCTCTCAGCACAGATCCCAGCAAAGCAAACACTTCAGTTCCCTgaacaggagagggagggaaatgagaAGAGAGGGGAGAAATGGAACATTCTTCTCGTGGGCAAGAAATTATTCttatagtttttttgggggggtgacttCCCTAAACTTTATAAATTAGTAAATAGCAGGGGGGTTTTATTATTTGGGAGAAAGCTGAAGaagaattcctgggctagcctttGCAGAagaacctggccaagctagggccattaagaaacaatacagagtcactgagtggctggggaaacacagccaaattggcgggtataaataataaattgttgttatgaggaccattggcaatgcaagagaactgtcttTCCACTTGCCTTGaggtgtgataataataataataataataataataataataataataataataataataataatttattattatttacaatgaCAGTTCCCCATTTTTGGGACACCGCCCTTTGGTGTGGTGCCTCTGTCTCCCTGATTATTATCACTCAGAGGGTACGGACAGGTGGAACAGATGTGCTTGGGGAACTTCACTGAGCCACAAACTATACCTGGAAGGGTGAagtctattttttttattaaatatattttattggcatataaaacacatacatatacatttacacaatgaCACAATACACGAACATAACACACTACCTTATATTCATAACACAgaacatacctacattactctatataatacctacctatacttagaatcatagaatcatagagttggaagagaccccaagggccatggagtccaaccccctgccaagcaggaaacaccatcagagcactcctgacatatggttgtcaagcctctgcttaaagacctccaaagaaggagactccaccacactccttggcagcaaattccactgtcgaacagctcttactgtcaggaagttcttcctaatgtttaggtggaatcttctttcttgtagtttggatccattgctccgtgtccgcttctctggagcagcagaaaacaacctttctccctcctctatgtgacatccttttatatatttgaacatggctatcatatcaccccttaacctcctcttctccaggctaaacatgcccagctcccttagccgttcctcataaggcatcgtttccaggcctttgaccattttggttgccctcctctggacacgttccagtttgtcagtgtccttcttgaactgtggtgcccagaactggacacagtactccaggtgaggtctgaccagagcagaatacagtggcactattacttcccttgatctagatgctatactcctattgatgcagcccagaattacattggcttttttagctgccgcgtcacatacTTTACATacgcctggcaacctagcagtttgaaagcatgtcaaagtgcaagtagataaataggtaccgctccggcgggaaggtaaacggcatttccatgcgctgctctggttcgccagaagcggcttagtcatgctggccacatgacctggaagctgtacgccggctccctcggccaataaagcgagatgagcgccacaaccccagagtcagccacaactggacctaatgctcaggggttcctttaccttataCTGTACATATGAACATACCTACACACTTGGGGAACTTCACTGAGCCACAAACTATATCTGGAAGGGTGGAGTCTAAGTCTGAGGAAATAATAGAACCACAATACCTTGGGAATGGTGTATCCCCGGAACTGGGTATCACGGGTCACACGTCTTGCTAACCCCAAGGGGAGCATGTCAGCGAATCTCTGGATCTCGTGGATCACAGCATCCGTGTAGGGCATCAGCAGACGGTCATCCATGTTGGGAGTGCGACTGAAGCCAATCACCCGTTCAATCTCTTCGTGGACTTTCTCTGTTGAGAAATCAGCAGGATGAGACCAAAAGTGCTATTTGCAGCTTCCAGGGAGCTAAAGGATCCCAGCTCATAGCTGGGGCAACAAAGAGGGACCCTCCCATAGAAGGCAAGGACACATCTCTCCACCCTAATGTTCTCCCCCTTCCGCAGTCACCTTCAACCTCCGGGTATTtcagcagaagcaggaagccatagCGCAAGGTGGTGCTGACCGTTTCTGTGCCACCGAAGAAGAGGTTAGCTGTTGTACAAACCAGATTCTCTAGGAAGAACTCTGAGTttgggttttccttttcctaggcAGAAGAAAACGTAttcacttacagtggtgcctcacaagacgaaaataatccgttccgcgagtctcttcgtctagcggttttttcgtcttgtgaagcaaccctattagcggcttagcggattagcgctattagcggtttagcggcttagcggctattagcggcttagaaaaaggggggggggagcgaaaaaaatcgcaagattcgcaagacggaaatgtcttgcaaagcaagcccatagggaaattcgtcttgcgaagcgcatcgaaaaacggaaaaccctttcgtctagcgggtttttcgtcttgcgaggcattcgtcttgcggggcaccactgtattatttcttGGGGTAGGCTAAAATCTGACTGGCTCCTGTCTATGAAGCTCTCTCTCCCTTACTGATTGGCTGCGCTGCAGTGATGTCATGCTCACGCCAATGAGGGGGAGGGGACAGTTGTGGAGGGCTGAAAATCAGCCCAATGATTGTGTAGGAAACagatgggtgggtggagggggagTTTAATCaaatgctgcatgaagaagtactttatttggtctgtcctgaatcctccaaCATACTTCTTCCTTTGTTTGAATTTGGTTTAGTTACAGTATCCTCCCAGTGGGCCCAGGGTCCACAAAGTTTCCTTATGGAGAAATTGATTGTAGTAACTAGaataacaagggacgcgggtggcactgtgagttaaaccacagagcctatcagaaggtcggtggttcgaatccctgcgacggggtgagctcccgttgctcggtccctgctcctgccaacctagcagttcgaaagcacgtcaaagtgcaagtagataaataggtaccgctctggcgggaaggtaaacggcatttccgtgcgctgctctggttcgccagaagtgacttagtcctgctggccacatgacccagaagctgtacgccggctccctcggccactaaagcgagataagcgccgcaaccccagagtcggccacaactggacctaatggtcaggggtccctttacctttacctaactagaATAACATAATTGTACCTGCTGCATTTTCACTAGGAAGCAGTCAATGAAATCCCGAGGGTTGTTGGGGTCCAGGGTCTCCTTGTTTTCTTTTATCTTCCTTTTAATGAATTCCTTCAGGCCCAACAGCTTCTTGAAGGTTTTATCTTGTGGGCCAGGCAGGTGCTGCATGATGCCAGAGAACATGTCGTAGAGCTGCGTGTGTTGGGTTTGGAGGAATCCAGAGTTATCAGGATGAAGAGAGAGAACAGATATTGAACAAAGTAAGTTAAGATGGATTTTGGAGGCAGGGAGAAGCAGGAGTTCCTCCCTCCCTTGGTTCCTCATTATCATGGAAGGTTTGGAAGAAACAGGTGGCTTGAAAAGAAGGGAGACTGGAGAAGTGTCTCTCCAAGAAGAACAGACAGAGGGAACTCCACCCAGACAGAACTTGGTCTGACTAAGCTATGAACTTGTCACAGACACAACCTCAGGGCCTTACTTCCCATCTTTGAAGGACAAGGAAGGCAATTTGGAGGGAAAATCAGGGTGTGTGGAGGAATTGCTTACAAAGCCAGCAGCTTCAGTTTCTCAATCTGGGATTATCTCTGGTTGAAGCAACATTGTAAACTTGCTCCAGGCAGAGCCtgaccaaagagcaaggcagAACAGGAGCTGCAGCACCACGGAGAGCTCAGAGTGAGACGCTTGCTCCAACAAATAGCTAAACATTTTTAAGCCCCTCCCAGGTTCTGCCCACTTGTAGAGAACTTAGTTTCTTAAGATTGGTGCCTCTGCTTTCTTTCTCACACTTGGTGCAGTTCCTGTGAAGTACTGGGGGAGGCATTTGGATCATTTGTGAAAGGCACCTGTGAGGGTCCTGGTCCTAGTTGTGGTTCTACAGTCCCTGATGCCCTGGGAGGTTGTGCTGTGGGCTTCTATTGGTCAGGCTCACTCAGACCCCTGAATGTGGTCTGGCTCCTTAGCTGGCACCGCTGCTGCTTCTAACTCTGTGTCTTGACTACTTGAAAtctactcggagtcgagagtggatttcatgctctttattcagctcatagtggtgaggaggaataaatgtttccccaaaatatctgctttatatacattatttacacaatgggccccacgtgattggctaattccgggattctcctgtagggtaatcaggttgtggattcacttccacctgggtggctcctgtggaccaatcatactgctgcagtgttctaggaccaatcggactgctgcattctgaatcctattgttctaggaccaatcagactgctgcattctgaatcctattgttctaggaccaatcaggctgctgcattctgaatcctattgttctaggaccaatcagactgctgcattctgaatcctattgttctaggaccaatcagactgctgcattctgaatcctattgttctaggaccaatcagactgctgcattctggaccctattgttctaggaccaatcagactgctgcattttgaatcctattgttctaggaccaatcagactgctgcattctgaatcctattgttctaggaccaatcagactgctgcattctgaatcctattgttctaggaccaatcagactgctgcattctgaatcctattgttctaaggccaatcaggctgctgcattttggatcctattcaactcagtacataacaccactgCTGTGTAGGAGTGCagatatccagagtgtgggggtcaggtgggattgctatgaggaattatgacatatggagcaagccattgtgtccgcgaTGAACGCATTGCGTTGACTAGGTTTAATTCATTGATTTGATtcctgatcaaatcccacaagcctaTCCACCTCTGACATTTGCTTTCTCTACGCCTGACAGGCACGTATCAGCATTCTAAGTACACAGGCCAGTTGTTCATCAGGTATCCTGGGTCATAAAGATAGAAGGTAGCTTTGATGTAGTTTGTTAATCgttcacaaggagatggtaaataGGATGGTAACATatccttcctctcctgtttatTGCCGTTTATGACCTCCGGAGTTTCCTAAAAGCATTCCTCCTTGcttcctcttttatttactctgaaTTACATATGCACGCTCAAGTAGGAAATTAGctctttgtagttttaactttcactttgtcccacgtgggttttttttgaaatgctcagaggaaatctgattggttcttacgaacaccgtgtaaaaagttcttttgtgaataaaacgacctgggctgaGGGGAAGGGAATTACTATTAAAtgcacccatagctgtcaacttacagatttgaaaataagggatcagcagccccgaaaataagggatcagcagccaaaataagggattttagtcaaccagcagccaaacgaagcctcaagcggtgatTCCCACAGCgtagcaacccggcaaaggggatgcagcaaggaaaaccactgtcacctctctgctgggaagcgctgagcagaggcgagtccccaggcaacacggccgatttgatcggcacaaggcatgcaagctccatcccccagttgttcttagactccttattgggtgagcaacatagccaagcaacacagttggagcctccctcctccctggccggcagggagggagggagggagatgagctgcttcctttgaaacgcggaaaatttaagggacatcatcagtaagggacagcagcgggacatggcgctgggataagtgactgtcccgccaaataagggacacttgacagctatgtacgcacccctcccagagtcttgctggttaagcctctgtgtgtattttatCAGAATCCAATCCTTGCTTGCTTTGGGAAGGCTACACTGCTGGTCTTTGGGGTAATGACAGGGCCTCACCTGGTGCTGGCTGTCCTGCATGCTGTGCCTTGAGCAGATTAAGAGAGGTGGCATTATTCACAATCTCATGCTGgtagtcctccccctcccctccaacgtACCTGTCCCCAAGAGGTGGCAGTGAACTGGAAGACTTCCAGCGAAGTGCTGAGCAAGAAGAGGAACTCCTTATCTTCGTATTCAAAGCGGTTGCCAAAGGCAATGGAGCTGATGACGTTGGACACTGAACGGCTCAGGACGTAGGTGGGGTCAAAAGGCGCACCTAGAAATTTATATATATTAACAGTAACTACCTAAGTGTTTTATATCTCATCGTATTAAGATGCCTAGGTATTTAGCAGATTCGGAACAAATCCGAAATGGATATTCCTTTAATGAATGTGCAATCAAATTTTTGACCTACTGGCATCAATTccaatttgtgttttttaaaaatttatttaattttccagttcattttttttttacaatcaattatccaacaaccaacataaaaacaagattccaaggaatctcctgaacttccctcctcccctttgtgggtccttttgttaaccatttcctcctgcatcttttataataatccaaatctctttcatctccattatatccaaaattcaacattaaactGCAAGTGTTACGCCAATCAATTCAGATTTGGACCggttaatagaatattaaaatatttgtatcAACATTAATCAAAGATATGCTATAGACTGATAACTTGCACACTGTGTATGATCTTTATCTGGTTTGGGAATAATTGTAATATAAGCTTGAATACATATTGTTGATAAAATACCTTTATCAAGTATCTCATCATACAATTGGTGAAGTTTTGGTACCAATAGATCTTATACCATTCAATGGCAATTCCATCCAATCATTGTGTTTTGCCACTTGTCATTTTAAGAATAGTTTGTTTAATTTTTGACTCTGATACAGTATTGGTGTTAATAGCATTTGTTTTTGTATATCATCTAAATGGggtagttttattttattctattaaaAAAGACCTTCATATCTTTGTGACTGTTGTCTTTCAGTTTAGTATATAATTAttcttcttcataataataataataataataataataataataataataaatttatttctaccctgcccaactggctgggtctccccagccactctgggcggcttccaacaaaagattaaaaatacattaaaacatcagtcattaaaaacttccctacacagggctgccttcagatgtcttctaaatgtcagttagttgtttatttccttgacatctggtgggaaggcgttccacagggcgggtgccaccaccgagaaggccctctgcctggttccctgcaacctcacttcttgcagggagggaaccgccagaaggacctcggagctggacttcagtgtctgggctgaatgatgggggtggagacgctccttccagTATACAGGACCAAGATATTAATTGATCATTAATATCTTTTGAGTTTTTATACCTTTCACCTTTGTTATTTTTAATACTTGGGTCACTTGGGTCACATTTTGCTATTGTGTATCTGGCTTATTTTGTCCGAGGGAAGCAGAGACTGGCACTTTTACTTCCTGCTCCTTGCAACCTTGGGGATGTCCAATATACAACTGGGACTCAAATGCCGCAGTGACAAGGTTCAGATTATCAGCGTTCAAATGCCCAGATGACTGTCCAGTTTCTAGCTATTACCTGTAACTCATTAAGCAGCATTTCTCGAAGATACCAAAACTGAGCTCACTTTTTGTTTCCCTCAGGGATTCCAGCAGGAAGTGGCCCTCCTCCAGGATCCGCTCTTCGATGGATCTCTTTCCCATCCCAAAATTCCTCAGCGTCATGATGGAGAATCGGCGTAGCTGCTTGGCCCGTTCCCCGTTGCTGAAGGCAACCCCTGAGAAGCAAAGGAGGAGTAAAGGGAAGGAGCAGCAGGAGAATGTGCACTCAGTGGGAATGTGGCTGAAAACACACAGTGATAGAGATTCTCCCCGCAATGAAATCTTTGTTGACTGGTTTTTAAAGTTGCAATTTCAGCACTTGGAAGAACATTCTAGGTGTAAGTGTtccctctcattctctctctctctgtaactcctagtggtgcagcaataaaactgctaacacatttgcaaagctaaggagtctctcgtgtgtgtgtgtgaagacagTTGAGGTATTTAAGAGTGGGTGGGAGTGTTggatttctgttatgccactgtgcagtttttggagtcacaagactctaaTTACATTCCAGACTGTTAGAAGTCTCACAGGAGATcggagacggatgttgatgttactggtttcctgtttctttgtgttgttgttcactgactctcacagagagcagatgcatattcttttctgtcctgcgCAGCTAGAAATAAATGTAGCGATGTAGCACATATTTCTCGCCCTTCTGCTGTTTGGATACTCTGCATAATGGGAACGTGtctgaggcctcatcaaaggcttaggTTGTTAATCACTGTCGGAGCAGAGGTCGTTGGATTCTGAAGATAGTACGTCGTGGGGGAGAGCCATTTAAGCTTGGTCATAAGGAACCTCCGACAGGGAGAAAAATAGAGGAAAAGACACGGCCGACAatcagctgatggaaggcacatgCAAAGCCCAGAGCTTTTTCCAGGCACGAtcatctacaccagtgtttcccaaccttgtgcctccagatgtttttggcctacaactcccatcatccctgactagcaagaccagtggcaagggatgatgggaattgtaggccaaaaacagctggaggcacaaggttgggaaacactgatctacactTGCAAAGCAACTAAGTTACATCACTGGTCCTCTACTTGGCtctgaatattaaaatgcaaataccATCTCTTCTATGACCACTgtcggaggaagaggagtgcggggggagtgcaccacccccagcagcgcaatcctggtggggtgccattgtggctgccccaCTCCTGTGCTGGGCACCATGCCCCGCAGGCagcatgccacacccccaggatgcgtgccatgcccccgggacacGTGCCAGTCCTGCCCCCGCCTgttctccgccccccggtgccggagcatgaagctccgccactgtctaTGACTCATTTTAATTGCCTAGAGAAACCCTTTCTCAGATGACTTTTCTCCTCTGAAAAATGGGTATTCAAAAATCTTCTTCATAGGACTGCATGAAGGACCATTGCTAAATGTTGGGAGACAttctgcacagaaacatgtgtataCCTTTAAGGAGTTTCTGGGTTAATTGGTTGCAGCTGGCCGTGGCTACAAAAGGAAAAAGCTGCATTTTgtagcctgcctgcaggaataacacccaccagagtttctgtttgttgttttgtaataaagtcttcgttttagttttggttttacacctatgtctcctggagtcacagTCTGTCCTCGGCCACCAGTTGAAAATCCCCCTCCaataggttatgggcccagtcctgagtgggcagagatagagcgtgaaaagaacccggagactggaagcaactcagcatttctcaagcagctggctgtgtgaaggcatcggcagggagtgtctgtttgagaccaggagccgaacatttcttcaagccacgtgtgagtaaagTGGAAAGCTGGGTggagccatggctggacttggagctggagctcaagggggagcttccatATTTTctagtagagaaactgggagagtccaattatatgtcatggagtttacagatgcaggcgtttttaaagaaagaacaatgttggtctgttattgttaaccctcctgtaaaagatgaggatgaagaagtaggtgaagcagaccaaaggctggaggacaaagcctatgccgatttaattttgagtttagagaagtttcagttatctcatgtgcgagaccttgaaacagcaagtgagatttggaaaGCGCCGAGAGcgatacatattagagacactgctggcagcaaaattactctaatgagagctctgtactgagccagactaagtgagggtgaatgtgtttcaaaacacttcaaagaatgcgtgatttattttcagttaaatgaacttggggaacatttttctgaacagagaaaggtttatattgtgctgtcttcacttcctgagtcatggggaAATTTAGTGATGACCTTGGAGGCAATTCCAGAAAGTCAATAAACCATGCATTTCTTAAttgggcgtttgcttgatgaggagaaaagacgccatgagaggaaggccacaacccctcaccgtaactccagaaatgggaggcagtccagtaaaagatatgcaactgatgaggagcggcaacctaaagaggatgttgaggaagcagctttcacagtCAGAAGATGCTATTGTTGTGGGTCAACTAAGCATTTAGT encodes the following:
- the LOC114603159 gene encoding cytochrome P450 2A13-like, with protein sequence MDPLGAATLFLVICLFCLTVLSTWRQMHRKSQMPPGPTPLPFIGNLLQVNTSDMYRSFMKIHEKYGPVYTIHLGPRRVVVLCGYDAVKEALVNQAEEFSGRGEQSAFDWIFRGYGVAFSNGERAKQLRRFSIMTLRNFGMGKRSIEERILEEGHFLLESLRETKSAPFDPTYVLSRSVSNVISSIAFGNRFEYEDKEFLFLLSTSLEVFQFTATSWGQLYDMFSGIMQHLPGPQDKTFKKLLGLKEFIKRKIKENKETLDPNNPRDFIDCFLVKMQQEKENPNSEFFLENLVCTTANLFFGGTETVSTTLRYGFLLLLKYPEVEEKVHEEIERVIGFSRTPNMDDRLLMPYTDAVIHEIQRFADMLPLGLARRVTRDTQFRGYTIPKGTEVFALLGSVLRDPKHFARPDVFDPQHFLDENGQFKKNEAFMPFSTGKRYCFGEQLARMELFLFFTSILQNFHFKSPIPPEKIDLSPMLVGFATVPRFYEMCAIPL